AAGGTGATCTTGATTGTGAATGAGTATCTGATAATCAGAATTATTtataaccttattttttttttactcaaaggAAGGATCATATTATCCTGGATTTATATAACTCTACATTTAACCAACACTACTACTTCAGTCAAGTTGTTTAAATTCTTTGAGACTAACTGTTCTACTAGAGATGGAAACAATAATACTATGTGCCTAATATATTTCTGGTAAGAATTGGAAAACACAACACATATAAAGCTCTCAGAACAATTCTGGTACACAGCAAATGCACAatgaatgttagctattattaaaaCTGGGATCTATTCACTGGACTTCTCAACAGGCTACTTCCATTTTGTGAGGCCATGCCTTGGTAGTGTCCTGATTCCCTCTGTAACATATGACCTGTgtcctattctttctttttccttccactcttccttccattcttcctttttcccttcctccttcccttcctctttctttctgtttggtttgGAGAAGAATGTactcttttttgaaattttatttttcaattacagtttacattcacaatgattttgttttagtttcagttgtatgGCATTGtggctagacaatcatatattttacaaagtggttCCCCACCAATATTTCACATACCCACCTGGCATTATTAgtagttattacaatagtattgactatattccctatgctgtactttatatccctgggACTCTTTGATGACTACCAATTTCTAgttttcaatcccttcacctttatcacagcctccctcaccccctttcccctGGCAAAAATTAGTCTGTTTTCTGTAGGTATGagtctgttattatttttttgttaattaattttgctctttagatttcacatacaaataaaatgatacagtatttgtttttccctgtctgactaattttacttagcataatactctccaggtccatccatgctttcagaTGGtgaggtttcattctttttgatggcTAGGTAATATTTCACTCTATATTTATGCCACCACaattttatccacttgtctattgatgggcacttgtgttgcttccatagcttggctgttgtaaataatactgcagtaaacataggggtgcatgtattctctCAAATCAGTATTTCGATTTCTTCAAATATCTATACCCAACGGTGAAATccctgggtcataaggaagttccatttttatgtttttgaggactgtctatactgttttccaaagacaCTGCATCAATCTCCactcccaccaccagtgcacaagggttctctttctccacaaccttgtcaaccttgtttgtttgttgttttattggtgatagccattctaacagggatatctgattgtggttttgaaTTTTACTTCTCTGATGAGTAGTGACGTTGAGATCTTTGAATCTGTCTATTTGCCATGtatatgtgttctttggagaagtgtctatttacatcctctgtccattttttagttggattgtttgcttAACTGgcattgagttatatgagttcttcataaattttggatttatGAATCTTCATAAATTTCCCATGGTTACCACTGTGGGCTCAGGTGTGGGGGTGTGCTCCCGCAGGCACACCCTCGGCCAGACCACCTCACCCTTCCCAGCGCTAAGGGAGTGCAAAGGGTCCTCCTCACAAGCACAACATTTCATGCAACCTCGGGAAAGCTGCCAGgttgggtggcagggaggccagagcgATTGTTGTagaagaattccccaaacagtgtctgtcttttcactccttcctcttgagtaattcctcctactcaagcctgccactccataccatgcatggcctggcctctcctgcagcccaattctccagccagactgttgaccatgggggtcagggcccataTACAGTAGTCTGGCTTCTCCCTCAGCCCAACTCTCAAGCCAGGCCAATGACTGTGGTTGTCAGGGCCCATTGCGCGACCAAACCCcgctggtgtccacagactccaagggtgctcacagcccttgtgtgtttgctagcaactgggtacTGCCCAGTTttgccactcagaccttgtttggccggggagggagcagttgcccaggctctctcccaaggactctgtggcaaccccagcagcaggtgctgggcctgggactaCAGCCCCTCAGAccctgtgctggtccctgggaccctataGTCTTGCAGCACTCTTCTCACCACCTGATCTTTCTGCTCCACCACAAACCTTCCTcccctattttcatatatgttgaggCATGTTGGCTGCTTGCTCCTCCACTCTGTAGACCAGCCAGCATGTTCTCCCATGTGTACAAGGAATAAAATCTACTCCCTCCTACCTTGACACCATCTTCCTTCCTGACAAGAgttctaatttaattatttagtttCACAAATGGAGACAAAAAGTTGCTAAGGTGTTGAAGAATCATTTGTTTATTATCCCAAAACCATATATGTGTATGGTCAGGATTCTAATGGTGCGTTTCTAGGTAGGGCCCTTTAACTGCTGCATCTAAGACAGGAAGAGAACCTACAACAGAAGATATGAGGACAGGACTCCATGTGAAGTGTGGAGGCATCAGAAAAGTTGTGAGGGAACACAAGGAACTCAAAAACCAATGCAGATTCAATGACGACAACATAAAAGATCAGATACAACAAAGTACAGTGTAGAGAGAGTCATTTTATTATTGGCATAATAGTGCTTTAGGAAACAATGCATCAAGTAGGGTCATTTCTATTGAAATACAGCATGTGGGACTGAGGTGAAACAGGGTATGTGGaacataaaataaaggaatgataATAGATTATTTCTCACCAATCTTTTATTGTAGTATCACAGGCATtaatttcttcaagaaaaatgcaaaccaaGTGACTAAAACACTAATTCTGAGTAGTTATTTATGTATCTCAATTAATTTGATATGGAACAAATCAACAAGGTGCCAGGTACAGCACAGAATTAACAGAACAGGCAGCTTCTGTGAACATTCCTAGGAAAACATCTATCCACACCCCTGCAGTGCAGGTGAGCAGCCGTTAACTTGGCAACACTTCCAGGTTTCTAGGTCAGCTGCCCTCACCCTTGGGTCTCTGGGGAATGTAGGTAAAACACAAAACATGGGTGAATTTCAGCAATGCCACTTGCTATGTAACAAGTATAGGGAGGAGCAGAAAGAAACTGATGAGAGAGGACAGTGGCATGTTGCAGGATGtgctggagggagaagagaagcctTTTAAAGAAATTGGGATCCACCTTGGGTCAGGTATTAGGTGCCCCTCCTAGACCACATTTGAATCTACAGCCTCAGGAAATACCAGTGCTAAAGTTCACTCTCTTCAGAACACACTTGAATCTCTGCTTCAGTATTTGtgttctctgccccacccccaaccccagctttGACACTTCAGCTGCTGTCTGGGTTACAACCTTGTAGATTAAATATACTGGTTTGGGATTATTTCTCCTGAAgttctgttttcaaaattcttgtgaTATTGTCCCTTTATGCCTAGTACACAGAAATGTCTAATGCCACCATCAAACCTAATTGGATCCTGCAAACTATAGGTGTGGCCTGACATTCTGGGCCCCTGCTTAGGTAGAAAGAGAGCTTAGACACTCCTGCAGACAGGAGAGCTTCCTGCATCTCTCAGAAACCCTAGGACTAGCAGAGAAGTCCATTTGTTTAAGGAGATACAGATAGAGTCCTTCTGCACAATGCATTTCTCCAGTTCAGAACAAAGCTCCAAGCTGAAAGGAAGACTCTGAAAACaagtcaaattatttattttttttattaaatattttattattgttctattacagtcgTCCCAATTGTTCCCCTATTGCTATCCTCCACCCTTCCTAATACCTGCCCCGTTTTTTTCCCAAGAACATTTTCTTCCAGATGACAAATAGTTGAGATGCCTACCCAAGGCATTATGTCTCATCCCCATCAGCCcaaaaccaaaaggttgagaaGTATATCACTTTTCCCTGTAAAACATTTTTCCCTGTGAAAGCCATTCTTCATGGAGGATGGagaggaaacagacaaaaaaccctTCAACCCTCAATACCTCTTTTCTGAGGTTTCTCCACAGCCCCAGAAAAATGCACTCCATGCTTTCTGCTGCATTTCACACTTTTATTATGGTATGTTAGTTGCatatctgtttattttctcaGCAGACTATGACTCATTCTGCTGATCATGCCTTCTTTACCTTTTCattactcccccacccccagcacaaaGTTATTCATCAAATGACATCTGTGTGAGTGAAAAAAGATGAGAATTGGATCACATCTTTCATTCTTACATATTGCTGTGCTCTGACCATCTGAGCAGCTCCTACCAGGACATTGAGTGGGAAGGAATCCTCAAGTGGACTTGGAGAAGCTTCAGCAGGGATGTactaaatttgaaataatttcaggtgTATTTTCACATTCTTCTGTAAGCTCTTGTTTCCTGGGAAATGAGGAGAATCAGCACTGATAGGCCTTTAGGCTTTAAGGGGAGTGACAGGAGAGCATGTCCCCACTGCAGGTGCATGTGCTGGCTCAGCTGAGTGGCTAGAGGTAGACATGCAATACTGGCTTGGTCTGGCAGGTCCCTTGGTTGCTCTCTTATTCTGAGAAGCACAAACTGGTCTCCACCTCTGACTCTTGCTTTTCCATCATTGTCTTCTCAGTTTCTCTCCCACTCTACTTCACTGTTAGAATAAACTTCGTAGTTACTATATACCCCAACTGCAATAGGATTCTCACTACATTAAGTCATAAAAAGCTCGCTGGAATGAAATAGCACATTTTATTCTCCTTAgcttatttcagaaataaaaaaaatggaaaaaataccaaACACTTTAAATGTAATAGACAAATCATAGACACAAAAGAGTGACAGCTTGAACCCAGAATCATCCTCTGGCTATACTGAGAAATGAAAAGCCATGTCCAAATTTTCTCATCAGGTGTCAAGCCAAACTGTCCCCTCCATGGATTCCTGAGCTTCCCTTTTCACAGTCTCACTCACCTGTTGAACTGTTCCCAGGTCAAAGGCCAAGAGATGGGGTTTGTGGGTGACAACAGTACaccaatatttttgtttcattcataAGAAACCTGCCTCTAATCCCTGCTACAAGACCTTATCCtcatagaatttcatttttatggtgcTACTGAAAACCGTTGGGATGCACCTCACCCATGTTTCAACAACCTCTGGACCAATACAATGAAGGTTTACACAATTCAGGCATTTGATGAAACAATCAAAGCAGCCAAGATAAAGAAGTGtctgaagggaaaaagaaacaaagaagagggTGTAGGTGGGTGAACAAAATGAAGATTGAGAAGTACAAGGTTCAGGTCCTCCTGCCTACTGTGGAAaacccctttcttccttcatcaGCAACATGATACCTCAAGAGGGCACAGGTTGAATCGTCAGGAAACCATCGTTTGTGTATTCATTTTGCCATCACCCCTTATGTATACTCTGACAAGTAACTTTACCTCTTTGAATCTTAGTCCCTACATTGTGAAATACAGACAATAGTAACAACACCTGCAAATCCTGATTTCAAAGATATTTCtgacaaccacataaaaatattttataagtcaCAAAGTGGAATTAAAGTGTAAGCCACTGTTCTCTCTCTATGACTGTTAAGGAAGAAAACCCAATTGATGTACAACTTTCTTCAGAGAGGATTTTACCTCCTTATTCCTGAGGCTGTAGATCAAGGGATTCAGCATGGGGGTGACCAGGTTATTCAGGACCTGAACAGCTGCGTCCAGCCAGGGGCTTGGGGTTGGTCTCAAGTAGATGAAGATTACGGGCATGTAGAACAGTAGGACAGCAGTGAGGTGGGCACTGCAGGTGGAGAAGGCACGACATCGGCCCTCTGCAGAGTGGATCTGCAGGACAGAATAGACAATGCGACTGTAGGAGGTGCAGATGAGAAGAAAGCAGCTGAGGGGCATGAGACCCACACTGATGAACCCCACCATCTCCAGGGCTGAGGTATCTGCACAAGCCAGCTTCAGCATCACGGGGATGTCACAGAAGAAATAGTCCACCTCATTGGGGCCACAGTAGGGCAACTGAAAGGTGAGAGTGGTCAGAAAGGTGGCATGAAGACAGCCAAAAAATGAGGTACCCATGGCCAGGATGGCACACACTCTGTGGTTCATGATGACCTTGTAGCGTAGAGGGTGGCATATGGCAACAAAGCGGTCATATGCCATCACTGTGCATAGGAAACACTCTGTACAGCCCAGGAAATGGTAGAAGAAGAGCTGGGATGCACAACCTGCATAGGAGATGGCTCGGCTATGCCCTGAGAGGTAGAAGAGCATCTTGGGGGAACTCACAGAAGGGAAGAATATGTCACACACAGACAGCTTACACAAgaagaagtacatgggtgtgTGAAGTTGGGAGGAGGAGACGATTGCCAGTAGGATGAGCAGGTTTCCCACAAGGGTGAAGATGTAGAAGAACAAAAACAGGACAAAGAGCTCAGTCTCCAGGTCCTCTGTGTGAGGGATGCCCAGCAGGATAAACTCGGTCACAACAGAGGCATTGCTCATGGCTCTGATGAGGTCAGACCTTCCAAAAAGATTCAAGACACCAAAGTCTGAACACCAGTATTGAAATATCAAGCTCTTTGCTGCCGAAGACTTGGCTGTGTTTTCAACAAGCCACAACCAGCCCACTTATGAATGGCAACATCTGTATAAAAAAATCAGTCACTTAGAAATACTTATTTGGGTAGTGCATTCTATTCAACTCCTAGAAGAAATGCTTTTGTGGAAGCAGGTGATCATCTTCAATGACAAGATCAGAAATTTACGAGTATATTCAAAACATCCTTATGTTAAGTTGAAAAAAACTTTCTTGAGCGCGAGCTGCAAGctaaagtatcgcaggttcgattcccagtcagggtacatgcctgggttgcaggtcatgacctccagcaacctcacattgatgtttctctctctctctctttctccctcccttacctctctaaaaaataaataaatacgatttttaaaaaaaaaaaaactttctccaCTTGTTTAACTCATGCATTTACTTTCTTTACACAAACTTATGCTTTGAACTCTCACATTATCTTGGAGTAACAAATTCACACTTTTTACTACTCTGAAAAACATCAGGAGAAAACATCACATTAGATATCAGAACAGTTAATTTAAGtccatattttgccacatattAGCCATACTAGTTTAAGTAATGTAGGCAATATTTTCATAGACATAGTTCCATTATCTACagaataaaaaccataatgaTTATAACAACTACAACTTCAATACCTAAAACACCCTAGTACCATAGTAAAGTTTATGAAATGTCTGAAACTTGGCAAAATCATAAATCCCAATGAAAACTGTTTCCTTCCTTTATGTATCTGAAATTTATCTCTTTAAGTGCCTTTCTTTAATGTACCATGTACCTATCTACAAATAAATCTTTCATTAAACAACATTGTTGGGTAGACTTAGATCATATCCTTTTTATACTCTATCCTTCTGGACTTCAGAGATCTAACATCCCCAAATCCATCAGGAGGTGCTGCTCTGGTTCTTCTACTCTTTTCAACCTTTTCTAAGTGGACTTGAGGCCACTCTGAAATGCTAAGCAAAAACCAATAATCTAGCATCAAGGAAAACATCAAATTCATGATACTATGATGAAGAAAGGAATATAGTGACCCATACAGTAGAAAGGCAAAGAACAGCTCTGATGAGGAAGGTTAAACAAGCCAAGAGCAGGACAGAGTGTCAGAAGACACAGAGACCTCCTTCTCTGATAATGCAGGCTAATTCTAACACTAATGTAATACTAACACTAACACTAACACTAACACTAACAAGACATAAGTGCATGCCTACATATGCATTCcttttaatgaatatttactgtGTTCTGAGGAGTGGGCTTAGCACTTTAAAACTATGATTAATTTTTCCAATAAACCTGTAAGAAAAAACTATCATTACTATGTGCATCTACAGATTAGGAATCTGAAACTTGGAAAAAGTAAACAACTTGCCCAAATTTACAAAGCAAATTTGTAACACAGCCAAGCTCAAACCTTTTTTGCACCATTGCCCATACCCTTAGCCATGAAAAGAACTTTCCTATATGGCCTCTACTTTTTGAAGGGAGCCCTTTCCATTCTCATGCACTGTCCTTTTCCAGATGAGTTCACATCATCATTTTATGCTGAGGTGGGAAAGCATTCTTGTTTTACCTCTTGCTGGTCATTTCCAGTCCTGACTTTAGACCACATCCAGTTAGCATCTAATTTAGCTTAAAAGATCAGACAGCAGGCTTATGCCTTAACTTTGACACTATACCTTAACGCTGATTCCAATGTAGGAGCTTTGAAGTTATAGAGACCCATTCACCATGGGAATTCAAATCATTAACTGTGGCAAGTACCACTTAAAAACATACCTACAGAGAATGGCCACACCAAAATGAGTGACTCACATACCACCCTCTAACTGAACAAGAGTGGAAATGgcaaggagagaaacagtgacaCTATGGGGGAGAAATGCTGCTGATGACTTGCTTCTTGTGACTCATTTTAGCCAAACCTGAGTATCATCTCTGAGCCATGCACATTTCTGTGAGATCTGGATCACCTCTCCCTGGTTGGCAAACACCTAGGATCAGACACCATGATAATGTATGATTCCACAATCCTATTTTATTAAAtctgttttagaaaaagaaaccTACAGGGACCAAAAATGACCCTGTGTGGGGCCTTTCACATGTGAGGAGCAGAGGCTCACAATGAGACATGGGCAGCAGTTTCAAAACTCACACAGTCCACTGAGAGCACAGTCAGGCTTTCCACGGGGTTGACACCCCACATTAGCTGTTTCTGAGCAGAGCCCGAAGTGCTCCAGCAAAGGCACCTCCGTTGTCTTCCTTATAAAGAATTCAGTCTCTTAGGGTTTGTTCAAGAGAGACCTGGACACACTCACTCTCCCTGGATTGCTGCCTTGGATCCTTTTTCAGGACCCCTTAAGCCCTGCTTTGGATTCACTGATGGCTCTGAGGGAGCAATTAGTTGGTCAGACTAATTTATCATCTAGTTATAAAGCAAGAGCAATGAGATCATCAGAAAGGGGTGCTGTAAAGTGGGAAATGTCTACCCAAGATAGTTTTCATGGCAGAAAGAGCTCCAATTCTAAACTTTCATCACCTGCTTTGCTATgccttttttttggtttgttttcttttaggggGGTTTTACATCTTCAAGCCTTCACTTGTGATAGCATGTGTCTCATGGTTTTTGAAATTGTCTATATATCCATATGACTCTAGAACTATCTCTAATGAATATCACTATTCAAGACAGAAACCTAATCATTTAGTAAGTATTCATTATGGTCAACCCTTATTATGTGCATcttaagtcatttttaaagagaaagagtcACATACTAGGCACATTCATAGGGTGAAGGACATGTAAATGAtctcaaatgaaaaatatggcaaaatagtTGATAATCACTTAATTATTTACTGtgagccaggggtgtcaaactcattttcccagGGGGCCAAATCagtctcatggttgccttcaaagggctgaaataattttacgactgtataaatgtaactgctgcTTAGCtgttaaagagttgaaattacatttggctctttgagagcaaccaggaggctgatgtgtctatcagtgaaaataagtttgacacccctgctataagCACTTACAATGTTCCAAGtattttgctaaattttaaagttattgcatttaatctgcaaaataaattttataaagtacGTGGTATTATTTCACAAAAAAGCTGAAAAACAGATTAGATAACTTGACGATGACATAACCTGAAAGTGACTAAACTGAGACACTTTAATTTCCAAACCAATGCTTTCAAGCTTTATCTTGTAAATTCCAGAGATTTAGTTTTGTATTCAAAAAGTAGCAGAGACATATTATGGTCTTGAAATGTCTGAAGGGCTGGTAGAAACCTGATAAGCACTATTCTATGAGGTGCCTTAGGAACTATGGGCAGGCATCgtagaaagaaatttattttcaatgtagacacaaagtgtttaatttttagaTGTACATCTAAatggaaatcaatgaaataagcAGCCCTGTAAAGAAGTTAGCTCTTTGTCACTGGAAACGAGCCAATGATCATTTACTGTGTTCATGGAGCGAAAAAATTAACTTTGTCAAAGTGTCCACTCTGCCCAAAGCAACTAGTAGATTGAATGCAAtcaataaaataccaatgacgtatttcactgatatagaacaaacatttcaaaaattacatgGAACCAAATATGACCCCAAATAGAggagcaattttgaggaagatgAGCAAAGTAGGGAgaatcacaatgcctgatatcaaagtatattacaaggccaccatagccaaaacagtctggtactcaaataacaaaagacaaatagaccaatggaacagattacAAGGCTCAGAAAAAACCCACATCTCTGTGGTAAAATAATATACagcaaagggggcagaaacataaaaaggagtaaaaatagcctcttcaactaATGATGTTGGAAGATCTGGGCAGttacaagcaaaaaaaatgaaattagaccaccagtTTACACGATACACAAAAATAAACGAAAGATAGATAAATGGcataaatataagttgtaacaccataaaagtcctaggggaaAATATAgggaggaaaatatcagatatcccATGGACCAATATTTTCAGCAATATGTGCTCTAAgacaagaaacataaaggaaagaataaacaaatgggacctcaacaaaatagaaagaaagcttctgcacatgtaaacagaaacatcagcaaaatgaaaagggaaccaactgtatgggaaattatatttgccaatgataactcagacaagtgttcgatctccaaaatgtataaacaactcacaggactccactccaggaaaacaaacaacccaattaaaaaaggggaaaagacctgaagagacacttctccaaggaggacacacagagggccaaaagacatatgaaaagatgttcagcatcactagccatcagactgatgcaagttaaaaccacaatgagatacctctttacaacagtcacaatggccatcataaacaaagcaacaaacaacaagtgctgatgaagatgtggagaaaaggcaaccgtaatgcactgttgatgggaatgcagactggtgcagccactgtggaatttccttgagaaaactaaaatggaactgacttttgaccctgcaatcccactgctgggattacatcctaaggatcatgaaatactaattcaaaagaacctatgcacaccaatgttcatagcagcacaatttacactagccaagtgctcgaagcaacctaaatgcccattagtaaatgggtggatcaaaaaactgaggtaatttacacaatggactactatgcagtgcaaagaaagaaggagctcttaccctcacaacagcatagatggaactggagagcattatgctaagtgaaataaggcaggcaatgagaggcaaatactatatgatctcacctataagtggaacctaatcaacaaaacaaacaaacacacaaacaagaaaaatataaccagggatattgaaataaagaacaaactgacagtcaccagaggggaggggtgggggggataacgggaggaagaaggggaagggtggtcaaggaacatgtataaaggagccaTGAACAAAGCCTAATGGCGTTTGTATTGAGGGTGGGGCacgggagagtggtggggggaaaatggagacaaccatacttgaacaacaacaaaaataaaataagtaaaaaaaatgaaaactgaggaagaaataaataaatctctagaaatatacaatctccAAGACTGAATCacgaagaaacagaaaactgaacagaCCAAGTAGAACCAacatagtaatcaagacagtaataaaaaatgtaagaacccaacaaacaaaagtcttggaCAAGATGTCTTCACAGATTAAttaaccaaacatttaaagaagaaatgccatctatatttctcaaattattttagaattcaaGAGAAAGAGACCCAAGCTCATTTTGCAAGACCAGCCCTATCCTGATTTCAAACCCAGATAaggacaaagacattacaagactGAACATCCTAGATTGTTATTCTTGATGgacatagatacaaaaattatCAAAAGAATACAAgcagttagccctggctggtgtggctcagtggactgagcactggccagtgaaccaaaggcttacttcgattcccagtcagggcacatgcctgagttgcatgccacacccccagcagggggcatgccagaggtagccacacattgatgtttctctcctttttctcctttgcttcccctctgtctcaaaacaaaagaaataaatctttttaaacaagaatataagcatttaaaattcagcaatgcattaaaaagatcatatgccatgttcaagtgggatttattccttgAGATACACAGTTGGTACAATATTGGtgaatcaattaacatgatataccacataaacaaaatggaagacaaaaatcaTCTGATctatcaatcaataaataaaaagtacttaatgTGATCCAACcctccaaaaataataaagattctcAACAAAGTAGAACTGTAAGAGGCATATTTCAACATTATCAAGGTCATAGAtggcaaacccacagctaacTTCACACTCAAtaaggaaaagctaaaagcattttaCTTAAGACCAGGAATgtcttctattcaacatagcactatAAGTCTTGGTtgtagcaatcagacaagaaagataaataaaagtcatTCAGATGGACAAGAAAGTAGTAAAACTATCATCATTTGCATATTACATGATACTGTAGGTAGAGAACCCTAAAATTGTATTGAAAAATTGTGAGAActactgtttgcagatgacatgatggtatacatagaaaatcctatagactccaccaaaaacctgcttgacctaataaatgaatttggcaaaacagggggatacaaagttaatatccag
The genomic region above belongs to Phyllostomus discolor isolate MPI-MPIP mPhyDis1 chromosome 13, mPhyDis1.pri.v3, whole genome shotgun sequence and contains:
- the LOC114510119 gene encoding olfactory receptor 149-like, translated to MSNASVVTEFILLGIPHTEDLETELFVLFLFFYIFTLVGNLLILLAIVSSSQLHTPMYFFLCKLSVCDIFFPSVSSPKMLFYLSGHSRAISYAGCASQLFFYHFLGCTECFLCTVMAYDRFVAICHPLRYKVIMNHRVCAILAMGTSFFGCLHATFLTTLTFQLPYCGPNEVDYFFCDIPVMLKLACADTSALEMVGFISVGLMPLSCFLLICTSYSRIVYSVLQIHSAEGRCRAFSTCSAHLTAVLLFYMPVIFIYLRPTPSPWLDAAVQVLNNLVTPMLNPLIYSLRNKEVKSSLKKVVHQLGFLP